The following proteins are co-located in the Billgrantia tianxiuensis genome:
- a CDS encoding alanine/glycine:cation symporter family protein, producing the protein METLTSIFTAINGVVWGPLMLILLLGVGLYLQIGLKLMPIRKLGTGFKLMWQGRDAKPAPGEAKKADEEGEISPFNALMTALSATIGTGNIAGVATAIALGGPGAVFWMWITALVGMATKFSEAVLAVRYRETDSTGYHVGGPMFYIKNGLGRKWLWLGGAFAFFGAVAAFGIGNTVQSNSVADALDSTFGIPHWLTGVVIMVLAGAVILGGIKRIAKVAGKLVPIMGIAYVLAGLVVLVVNAGQIGDAFSMIFYYAFNPHAAMGGFAGAAVMAAIRFGVARGIFSNEAGLGSAPIAHAAAKTRNPVRQGMIAMLGTFIDTIIICTITALVILTSTVWVEGEAGASLTALSFDAALPGWGNQIVSLALAVFAFTTILGWSFYGEKCFQFLFGTRSIMLYRVLFVLAIPLGAIAQLGFIWLMADTFNAMMAIPNLIALALLSPVVFKVTRDYFDGKEVLPGEDLDHNRP; encoded by the coding sequence GTGGAAACCTTGACTTCGATCTTCACCGCCATCAACGGCGTGGTCTGGGGACCGTTGATGCTCATCCTGCTGCTTGGGGTGGGTCTCTACCTGCAGATCGGCTTGAAGCTGATGCCTATCCGCAAGCTGGGCACCGGCTTCAAGCTGATGTGGCAGGGGCGTGATGCCAAGCCCGCGCCTGGCGAGGCCAAGAAGGCGGATGAAGAGGGTGAGATCTCGCCCTTCAATGCGTTGATGACAGCACTCTCCGCCACCATCGGCACCGGTAACATTGCCGGGGTGGCCACTGCCATCGCCCTGGGTGGCCCCGGTGCGGTGTTCTGGATGTGGATCACCGCGCTGGTCGGCATGGCGACGAAGTTCTCCGAGGCGGTGTTGGCGGTGCGTTATCGTGAAACCGACAGCACCGGCTACCACGTCGGCGGGCCGATGTTCTACATCAAGAATGGCCTGGGCAGGAAATGGCTGTGGCTGGGCGGCGCCTTCGCCTTCTTCGGTGCCGTGGCGGCCTTCGGGATCGGCAATACCGTGCAGTCCAACTCAGTGGCCGATGCGCTGGATTCGACCTTCGGCATTCCTCACTGGCTCACCGGCGTCGTCATCATGGTGCTGGCAGGGGCCGTGATCCTGGGTGGCATCAAGCGCATCGCCAAGGTGGCCGGCAAGCTGGTACCGATCATGGGGATCGCCTACGTGCTGGCGGGCCTCGTAGTGCTGGTCGTCAATGCCGGGCAGATCGGCGATGCCTTCAGCATGATCTTCTACTATGCCTTCAACCCGCATGCGGCCATGGGCGGCTTTGCCGGTGCCGCGGTGATGGCGGCGATTCGCTTCGGCGTGGCACGCGGTATCTTCTCCAACGAGGCGGGCCTGGGTAGTGCGCCCATTGCCCACGCGGCGGCCAAGACCCGCAACCCGGTGCGCCAGGGTATGATCGCCATGCTCGGTACCTTCATCGACACCATCATCATCTGCACCATTACCGCGTTGGTGATCCTGACCTCCACGGTATGGGTCGAGGGCGAGGCGGGCGCCTCACTGACGGCGCTCTCCTTCGATGCCGCGTTGCCCGGCTGGGGCAATCAGATCGTGTCGCTGGCACTGGCGGTATTCGCTTTCACCACCATCCTGGGTTGGTCGTTCTACGGTGAGAAGTGCTTCCAGTTCCTGTTCGGCACCCGTTCGATCATGCTTTACCGGGTGCTGTTCGTGCTGGCGATTCCGCTGGGTGCGATTGCGCAGCTTGGCTTCATCTGGCTGATGGCCGATACCTTCAACGCCATGATGGCCATTCCCAACCTGATTGCCCTGGCGCTGCTGTCACCGGTGGTGTTCAAGGTCACGCGCGACTACTTCGACGGCAAGGAAGTACTGCCGGGCGAGGATCTTGACCACAACCGGCCATAA
- the gcvH gene encoding glycine cleavage system protein GcvH has protein sequence MSSIPANLRYNDSHEWVLDNGDGTVTIGITDHAQEALGDVVFVELPEVGRTLEKGEEFGVIESVKAASDLYAPLAGEIVEVNEALEDAPETVNESPYENGWIMKVRVENAAAVEALLDADAYQAVVDSEA, from the coding sequence ATGAGCTCGATTCCTGCCAACCTGCGCTACAACGACAGTCATGAATGGGTGCTGGACAACGGCGACGGCACCGTCACCATCGGCATCACCGATCATGCTCAGGAAGCCCTGGGAGACGTCGTCTTCGTCGAGCTTCCCGAGGTCGGCCGCACCCTGGAAAAGGGCGAAGAGTTCGGCGTAATCGAGTCGGTCAAGGCGGCTTCCGACCTCTATGCCCCGTTGGCCGGCGAGATCGTCGAGGTCAACGAGGCACTGGAGGACGCGCCTGAAACCGTCAACGAATCTCCTTACGAGAATGGTTGGATCATGAAGGTTCGCGTCGAGAATGCAGCCGCAGTGGAAGCCCTGCTGGATGCCGATGCCTACCAGGCCGTGGTCGACAGCGAAGCCTGA